The Methanocalculus natronophilus genome window below encodes:
- a CDS encoding MnhB domain-containing protein, translated as MSSDIIVRTVSRLMVPFLLLFGAYVMLHGHAGAGGGFQAGSIITSALILAAIGMGINEVRRFAQRRRLWIIGSAGCLIFILTAVLALPAGGNIFEYGTIPLPYRPDAIHAIAITLVEIGIGLAVFSIVFLIILAIAGGEE; from the coding sequence TTGAGTAGCGATATCATCGTCAGGACAGTCTCCCGTCTGATGGTTCCGTTCCTCCTGCTGTTTGGAGCCTACGTGATGCTGCATGGGCATGCCGGGGCAGGAGGTGGCTTCCAGGCAGGAAGCATCATTACAAGCGCTCTTATTCTGGCAGCAATCGGCATGGGTATCAACGAGGTGAGGCGATTTGCACAACGGCGGAGGCTCTGGATAATTGGGAGTGCGGGATGCCTGATCTTCATCCTGACCGCAGTTCTCGCACTCCCTGCCGGTGGAAATATCTTTGAGTATGGCACGATTCCCCTGCCATACCGCCCGGATGCGATTCACGCAATAGCAATCACACTTGTCGAGATAGGAATCGGTCTTGCCGTCTTCTCGATCGTCTTTCTTATAATCCTCGCAATTGCCGGGGGTGAAGAATGA
- a CDS encoding DNA methyltransferase yields the protein MLLTNEEKRVKIYSIEQTPTRSHDVTANTPLECLNMNWTEKELPERERTKHVHRLHPYLGKYIPQLVEIFLRKYFSRGETVLDPFSGSGTTLVQAHELGINSIGFDISAFNVLLARAKTQDYDLLSMKREVLDILNKVQAATQVDSAQSRLWFGCTQGPYLSDTNNEYLERWFAPKAREELLTYRYFIESGDYQYKDLLKIILCRSARSARLTTHFDLDFPKNPVNEPYHCYKHNRICQPTQEAFKFIKRYSHDTIKRVSEFASLRTDASVAVYHDDCRKVDFPEVDGVITSPPYVGLIDYHEQHTYAYNLLGLEDKRECEIGPASNGKSMSAKEAYQKDIIDVFRRILHSVHEDGRLIVVANDRDNLYGDIAASLDVEVENVIERHVNRRTGRRSSEFFESIFIWRKA from the coding sequence ATGTTGCTCACAAATGAGGAGAAACGGGTTAAAATTTATTCAATTGAGCAGACGCCAACCAGATCTCATGATGTGACAGCCAACACCCCTCTTGAGTGCCTGAACATGAACTGGACCGAAAAAGAGCTTCCTGAAAGGGAACGGACAAAGCATGTTCACCGCCTGCACCCCTATCTTGGTAAATACATACCCCAGCTTGTGGAAATATTTCTCAGAAAGTACTTCTCCAGAGGAGAGACAGTCCTTGATCCATTCTCTGGATCAGGAACGACACTTGTACAGGCACATGAGCTTGGCATCAACTCAATCGGGTTTGATATTTCTGCATTTAATGTTCTCCTTGCCCGGGCAAAGACACAGGATTATGATCTGCTGAGTATGAAACGTGAAGTCCTTGATATACTGAATAAGGTTCAAGCGGCGACCCAGGTGGATTCAGCACAGAGTCGGTTGTGGTTTGGGTGTACGCAAGGTCCATATCTCTCCGATACGAACAACGAGTATCTTGAGAGGTGGTTTGCACCAAAAGCTCGTGAGGAGCTGCTCACCTATCGATATTTTATCGAATCCGGGGATTATCAATATAAAGATCTACTCAAAATCATACTCTGCCGTTCTGCCAGATCAGCACGGCTAACAACACATTTTGACCTGGATTTTCCAAAGAATCCGGTAAACGAGCCGTACCATTGTTATAAACATAACCGGATCTGCCAGCCGACACAGGAAGCTTTCAAATTTATAAAACGATATAGTCACGATACGATTAAGCGTGTATCTGAATTTGCCTCTCTGAGAACTGATGCAAGCGTGGCTGTATATCATGATGATTGTCGGAAAGTCGACTTTCCAGAGGTTGATGGGGTTATAACAAGTCCACCATATGTTGGATTAATAGATTATCATGAGCAGCATACGTATGCGTATAATCTCCTCGGTCTTGAAGATAAAAGGGAGTGTGAAATCGGCCCTGCATCCAATGGAAAGAGTATGTCTGCAAAAGAAGCATACCAGAAGGACATCATCGATGTATTCAGGCGGATTCTTCATTCAGTGCATGAAGATGGAAGATTAATCGTTGTTGCCAATGACAGGGATAATCTCTATGGTGATATCGCTGCATCACTGGATGTTGAAGTGGAAAATGTGATAGAACGGCATGTCAACCGTAGGACCGGCAGGCGTTCAAGTGAGTTCTTTGAATCTATTTTTATCTGGCGTAAAGCATGA
- a CDS encoding proton-conducting transporter membrane subunit → MSAITLHLPILIVLIPFVAAYLLPVISYFIEGWARRITLIAVGGTLLSALMLLAEVAASGPVTYHLSGIAPPLGIAFETDYLGITISVVILAIGLLTILYAQDPITEIGGRKTVFFYTAILLAVGAMQGIVICADIFTLFILLEILAIAMYGLVALGGDGRGLLAGYKYLLIGSAGSAFILIGIGFLYISTGTLNMQLMAEILPPISSSWTVLAGIALLIAGLSTKTGLFPLHIWMPDAYAYAPSIAPVISTLALKAGLVALIRIIYTVSGPVITVDQVPLQSILALLGALAIVVCSIMAIRQIDIRKMFAYSSGANIGCVVLGMSIGTLAGLEGAILLIITHALAKACLFLCADVLLIQAGIRTIFQFRGLGQTMPYTMGAFSMAAISIIGIPLSGGFMSKVYVANAAIDSGLWIYAGTILFWTLLTALYFFRIINSAYFDEPDQRTRPHDPRRMNLIPIMTLAVASILIGFLVEIPMDLIRPAAMLLLPGGGI, encoded by the coding sequence ATGAGCGCCATTACCCTGCACCTTCCGATCCTGATCGTATTGATCCCGTTTGTTGCCGCATACCTGCTTCCGGTGATCAGCTACTTCATCGAGGGATGGGCACGGAGAATAACACTCATTGCAGTGGGTGGAACGCTCCTCTCAGCACTCATGCTCCTCGCAGAAGTGGCAGCATCAGGACCTGTCACATACCATCTCTCGGGCATTGCACCACCGCTTGGCATCGCCTTTGAGACAGACTATCTCGGAATCACAATCTCGGTAGTGATCCTGGCAATAGGATTGCTGACGATCCTGTATGCACAGGATCCAATCACAGAGATCGGGGGAAGAAAAACAGTATTCTTCTACACGGCAATCCTCCTTGCAGTCGGCGCAATGCAGGGGATTGTCATCTGTGCCGATATCTTCACCCTCTTTATCCTCCTTGAGATCCTGGCAATTGCAATGTATGGGCTTGTTGCCCTTGGAGGAGACGGCCGGGGACTCCTTGCAGGATACAAGTACCTCCTGATCGGATCTGCCGGATCGGCATTCATCCTTATTGGAATCGGGTTTCTGTATATCAGCACCGGAACGCTGAACATGCAGCTTATGGCAGAGATTCTGCCTCCAATCAGCAGCTCATGGACGGTGCTTGCAGGCATTGCCCTCCTCATTGCCGGGCTCAGCACCAAGACCGGCCTCTTCCCACTCCATATCTGGATGCCTGATGCCTATGCGTATGCACCCTCAATTGCACCCGTCATCTCAACACTCGCACTGAAAGCAGGGCTTGTCGCCCTGATCCGGATCATCTATACCGTCTCAGGCCCCGTCATTACCGTAGACCAGGTCCCGCTCCAGTCAATCCTTGCACTCCTTGGTGCGCTTGCTATTGTTGTCTGCTCCATCATGGCAATCCGGCAGATCGATATCAGGAAGATGTTTGCCTATTCGTCTGGTGCAAATATCGGTTGTGTCGTCCTTGGCATGAGTATCGGGACACTTGCCGGACTGGAAGGTGCAATCCTTTTAATCATCACCCATGCACTTGCAAAAGCCTGTCTCTTTCTCTGTGCAGATGTACTCCTGATACAGGCCGGTATCAGGACCATCTTCCAGTTTCGGGGCCTTGGCCAGACGATGCCCTACACGATGGGAGCCTTCTCGATGGCTGCGATATCAATCATCGGCATACCGTTATCAGGGGGTTTTATGAGCAAAGTCTATGTCGCAAATGCGGCTATTGATTCGGGACTCTGGATATATGCCGGAACAATCCTCTTCTGGACACTTCTTACAGCACTCTACTTCTTCAGAATCATAAACAGCGCATACTTCGATGAACCCGATCAGAGAACCCGTCCCCATGATCCCCGCAGAATGAATCTCATACCTATCATGACACTCGCTGTTGCCTCAATTCTGATCGGGTTCCTTGTAGAGATTCCAATGGATCTCATCAGGCCCGCGGCGATGCTGTTGCTCCCGGGGGGTGGAATATAA
- a CDS encoding zinc ribbon domain-containing protein — MTEIPQGPFCQSCGMPMSEEEHFGTEKDGSKSEEYCSYCYQDGAYIDDTITLEEMIQFCSQQISDMGIMPYDEAKEMTGKFLPELKRWKK; from the coding sequence ATGACAGAGATCCCACAGGGCCCGTTCTGCCAGAGCTGCGGCATGCCGATGAGTGAAGAAGAGCACTTCGGAACAGAAAAAGACGGCTCAAAGTCAGAAGAGTATTGCAGTTACTGCTACCAGGACGGAGCATATATTGATGACACAATTACCCTGGAAGAGATGATTCAATTCTGTTCGCAGCAGATCAGTGATATGGGCATTATGCCGTATGATGAGGCAAAGGAGATGACAGGGAAGTTCCTCCCGGAACTGAAGCGGTGGAAAAAGTAA
- a CDS encoding TdeIII family type II restriction endonuclease: protein MDESQEMKQAIQSVIMELMDRVMENVLYTDPFLKEEHLSKKPLYAALVPDEIFKGSHFERRFVTPFGKVWEKLAVVAATHGLGYAEMGYRIDGYVPKGQLQRIAEVLNRLEHSARGTSKVLPDWKRELSYIREGTGELIHTAVVCDLYVENQVTNKRYAFELKAPMPNSDQTKVSKEKILKLCCMEPKVVDGAFFALPYNPYGAREQYSWSFPARWFDMKQDHVVLIGEEFWNMIGGAGTYNAFITAVNEIGVEYKERIYREYLGIEPPAAYVPEQALLQEPAPDYHPDNTE from the coding sequence ATGGATGAATCACAGGAGATGAAACAAGCGATTCAGTCAGTCATTATGGAATTAATGGATCGGGTTATGGAGAATGTTCTCTATACTGATCCGTTTCTAAAAGAGGAACACCTCTCAAAAAAACCTTTATATGCGGCGCTTGTGCCTGATGAAATCTTTAAAGGATCTCATTTCGAACGCAGGTTTGTCACACCGTTTGGAAAAGTCTGGGAGAAACTGGCAGTCGTTGCGGCAACACATGGTCTGGGCTATGCAGAGATGGGCTATCGTATTGATGGCTATGTGCCAAAAGGCCAGCTCCAACGAATTGCAGAGGTACTGAACAGGCTGGAGCATTCGGCAAGAGGAACAAGCAAAGTTCTTCCGGACTGGAAGAGAGAACTATCATATATACGAGAAGGAACTGGTGAACTCATCCATACAGCGGTGGTATGCGATCTCTATGTTGAAAATCAGGTGACAAACAAGCGGTATGCCTTTGAATTAAAGGCACCGATGCCAAATAGTGATCAGACGAAAGTGAGCAAAGAAAAAATCTTAAAATTGTGCTGTATGGAACCAAAAGTGGTTGATGGAGCCTTTTTTGCACTCCCCTATAATCCCTATGGAGCACGTGAGCAGTATTCATGGAGTTTCCCTGCCAGGTGGTTTGATATGAAGCAGGATCACGTGGTGCTGATTGGTGAAGAATTCTGGAATATGATTGGGGGTGCTGGTACTTACAATGCTTTTATTACAGCAGTAAACGAGATCGGCGTAGAGTATAAAGAGCGGATTTACAGGGAGTATCTTGGAATTGAACCTCCTGCAGCATATGTGCCCGAGCAGGCGCTGCTCCAGGAGCCTGCACCCGATTATCATCCAGATAATACTGAATAA
- a CDS encoding monovalent cation/H+ antiporter subunit D family protein, with amino-acid sequence MPEIIHSAVPAYTILISFGAAVITALLGNRIRYLNEGITLAAAFIKFGLVFLLYLSITAGAVYLFDPVNLLPGVPFSLKVDLFGIYFAFLSSLLWIVTSIYSIGYMRSLNEPNQTRYYLSFAVCVGSTVGIAFSGNLLTFFIFYELLTFATYPLVVHNQTPEAMAAGRKYLAYLMSGGIILLFGIILTYTLTGTLDFADGGILAGSAAPDILRMLFFIFMIGVGVKAAIMPLHGWLPAAMVAPTPVSALLHAVAVVKAGAFGLLRVLFFVFGIELVREIGVAPFLAAAASITILVASIIALSQDNLKMRLAYSTVSQLSYIVLGAALLTPAALEGAIVHLMNQAFMKITLFFCAGAVFVATGKKLISEMKGLADEMPYTWAAFTIAGLGMIGIPLTAGFITKWFLISGSFEAEAPIFVLILLTSALLNAAYFLPPIYHAYFPAEHGRDRPEIRLTWLIRGPLIFTAIVVILFGIFTFSPFFPLDPARDIVQQILAGYALP; translated from the coding sequence ATGCCCGAGATCATACACTCGGCTGTTCCCGCTTATACCATCCTTATATCCTTTGGAGCAGCCGTAATCACAGCACTCCTCGGCAACAGAATACGGTACCTGAATGAGGGAATCACCCTTGCTGCGGCCTTTATTAAATTCGGACTGGTCTTTCTCCTCTATCTCTCCATTACCGCAGGAGCAGTCTACCTCTTCGATCCCGTCAACCTCCTGCCGGGTGTCCCTTTCTCACTCAAAGTTGATCTCTTTGGCATCTATTTTGCGTTCCTCTCATCCCTCCTCTGGATAGTGACATCCATCTACTCAATCGGGTATATGCGGTCTCTCAATGAACCGAACCAGACCCGGTATTACCTCTCCTTTGCCGTCTGTGTCGGCTCAACCGTTGGTATCGCCTTTTCAGGCAACCTGCTCACATTCTTCATCTTCTATGAGCTCCTCACCTTTGCAACCTACCCGCTTGTTGTGCATAACCAGACACCCGAGGCAATGGCGGCAGGCAGGAAATACCTTGCCTACCTGATGAGCGGCGGGATCATCCTCCTCTTTGGCATTATCCTCACCTATACCCTGACCGGAACACTTGACTTTGCAGACGGAGGCATTCTTGCAGGATCAGCTGCCCCGGATATCCTCAGGATGCTCTTCTTTATCTTCATGATCGGCGTTGGAGTCAAGGCGGCGATCATGCCGCTTCACGGCTGGCTCCCTGCCGCGATGGTTGCCCCGACACCGGTATCTGCACTTCTGCATGCGGTGGCTGTTGTCAAGGCCGGAGCATTTGGCCTGCTTCGCGTTCTCTTCTTTGTGTTTGGCATTGAACTTGTCAGGGAGATCGGTGTCGCACCATTTCTTGCAGCTGCAGCTTCAATCACCATTCTGGTCGCATCCATAATCGCACTCTCGCAGGACAACCTGAAGATGCGGCTCGCCTACTCGACTGTAAGCCAGCTCTCCTATATCGTCCTTGGTGCTGCACTCCTGACTCCGGCAGCTCTTGAGGGAGCTATTGTCCACCTGATGAACCAGGCATTTATGAAGATTACGCTCTTCTTCTGTGCAGGAGCAGTCTTTGTTGCAACAGGAAAGAAGCTGATCTCCGAGATGAAAGGTCTTGCAGATGAGATGCCCTATACATGGGCAGCCTTTACCATTGCCGGACTTGGCATGATAGGCATCCCCTTAACGGCTGGTTTTATCACCAAATGGTTCCTCATATCAGGATCATTTGAGGCTGAAGCTCCCATCTTTGTCCTCATACTGCTGACAAGCGCTCTTTTGAATGCAGCGTATTTCCTCCCCCCGATATACCATGCCTACTTCCCGGCAGAACATGGAAGGGATCGACCGGAGATAAGACTGACCTGGCTCATCAGGGGCCCGTTAATCTTCACTGCAATCGTCGTCATACTCTTTGGGATCTTTACTTTTTCACCATTCTTCCCGCTTGATCCCGCAAGAGATATTGTGCAGCAGATACTCGCCGGGTACGCATTGCCATGA
- a CDS encoding cation:proton antiporter subunit C, producing MNYLDPGFILGHYNYWVSIVLIMIGLYAMIAKRNLIKKFIGLNIIETAIFLFYISLGDVEGGVAPIFPKDAIDLSQETILYANPLPSAMMLTAIVVTLCMTALALSFAVLIYRQYGTLDARRLMEEL from the coding sequence ATGAACTACCTTGATCCCGGGTTCATTCTGGGCCACTACAACTACTGGGTCTCAATCGTGCTCATCATGATCGGCCTCTATGCGATGATTGCAAAGCGAAACCTCATTAAAAAATTTATTGGCCTGAATATCATAGAGACCGCGATCTTCCTCTTCTATATCTCGCTTGGGGATGTGGAAGGGGGGGTTGCGCCGATATTTCCAAAAGATGCAATTGATCTTTCCCAGGAGACCATACTCTATGCAAATCCACTCCCCTCAGCAATGATGCTGACTGCAATTGTTGTCACCCTCTGCATGACGGCACTTGCCCTCTCCTTTGCCGTCCTGATTTACCGGCAGTATGGAACACTTGATGCACGGAGGCTGATGGAAGAGTTATGA
- a CDS encoding Na+/H+ antiporter subunit E has product MTGRKPFQIILTAVILFLFWIILSGYLDPVHLGMGIIASSLIAWFFPVIQSVETRQGIREYGVFLLHLIPYILRLQVEIIRANIEVIWITLHPNLPISPAVRRFKTDLTSPTALTTFGNSITLTPGTLTLDINSSGDTFIHYLKKPDPGQQKTTEIRDAVATLFSGGNKWKQS; this is encoded by the coding sequence ATGACCGGGAGAAAACCATTTCAGATCATTCTGACAGCGGTAATCCTCTTTCTCTTCTGGATCATCCTCTCAGGATATCTTGACCCGGTACATCTCGGGATGGGCATCATCGCATCATCGCTTATCGCCTGGTTCTTCCCGGTTATTCAATCAGTTGAAACAAGGCAGGGCATCCGGGAATATGGAGTCTTTCTCCTCCACCTGATCCCATACATCCTCAGGCTCCAGGTTGAGATCATCAGGGCAAATATCGAGGTTATATGGATAACCCTCCACCCAAACCTTCCGATCTCACCTGCAGTCAGAAGATTCAAAACCGATCTCACTTCCCCGACAGCCCTGACCACATTTGGAAATTCGATAACGCTGACACCGGGAACCCTCACCCTCGACATCAACAGCAGTGGCGATACATTCATCCACTACCTCAAAAAGCCTGATCCCGGTCAGCAGAAGACCACCGAGATCAGGGATGCGGTTGCAACACTCTTTAGCGGAGGTAACAAATGGAAACAGTCCTGA
- a CDS encoding monovalent cation/H+ antiporter complex subunit F has translation METVLIISAVILGIAALLCLYRVAEGPTLPDRIMAINVIGTTTAVMLVIIATYIGQPFIVDIALTYALLGFLVTIVASRYLTTGRIFS, from the coding sequence ATGGAAACAGTCCTGATAATCTCTGCGGTTATTCTTGGGATCGCCGCACTCCTCTGCCTCTACAGGGTTGCAGAAGGCCCAACCCTCCCTGACCGTATTATGGCAATCAATGTCATCGGAACGACAACCGCAGTCATGCTCGTCATCATCGCCACCTATATCGGCCAGCCCTTCATCGTCGATATCGCCCTCACGTATGCACTGCTTGGTTTTCTTGTGACAATTGTTGCATCACGCTACCTGACAACCGGGAGGATCTTCTCATGA
- a CDS encoding DUF4040 domain-containing protein produces MIWFLNGALLLALIVLAIWALRSRDLLVAAMILSVYSFLMAIIYAQLNSPDVALTEAAIGAGITTALFILAIRMTARMEEETDDNKIRIGPLVVVLTVGAILALAAAGMPAFGSPDSPGATVTGNPYIEEGQKIMGVSNVVTSIIAYFRAFDTLGEVTVIFAVGIIIIGLFIQGRVRRDDFE; encoded by the coding sequence ATGATCTGGTTTTTAAACGGGGCACTCCTCCTTGCTTTAATCGTCCTTGCCATCTGGGCTCTCAGGAGCAGAGATCTCCTTGTTGCCGCCATGATCCTCTCGGTATACTCGTTTCTGATGGCGATCATCTATGCCCAGCTCAACTCTCCAGACGTAGCACTGACTGAAGCAGCCATTGGTGCAGGGATAACAACCGCCCTCTTCATCCTCGCCATCAGGATGACTGCCAGGATGGAGGAAGAGACTGACGACAACAAAATCAGGATCGGACCCCTTGTGGTTGTTCTGACAGTCGGGGCAATTCTAGCCCTTGCAGCTGCAGGGATGCCCGCATTCGGAAGCCCGGACTCTCCTGGTGCAACAGTAACCGGGAACCCCTACATCGAGGAAGGGCAGAAGATCATGGGTGTTTCGAATGTGGTCACCTCAATTATTGCATACTTCCGGGCTTTTGATACGCTTGGTGAAGTGACTGTTATCTTTGCTGTTGGGATCATCATCATCGGCCTCTTCATACAAGGCAGGGTCAGGAGGGATGATTTTGAGTAG
- the mnhG gene encoding monovalent cation/H(+) antiporter subunit G yields the protein MGIIRFPDFFCRLHATTKCDTLGQTCILLGIALIEGFSLLSVKVLAIAVFLFISSPTAAQSLSKAAYWSGIRPENLGETDEYADTLEEKR from the coding sequence ATCGGCATCATCAGGTTTCCTGACTTCTTCTGCCGTCTCCATGCAACAACAAAGTGCGATACACTTGGACAAACCTGTATTCTTCTTGGAATAGCCCTCATTGAAGGCTTCAGTCTCCTGTCTGTAAAAGTACTTGCAATAGCAGTCTTCCTCTTCATCTCAAGCCCGACAGCCGCCCAGTCACTCTCAAAAGCTGCATACTGGTCAGGAATCAGGCCGGAAAACCTTGGTGAAACTGATGAGTATGCAGACACCCTGGAGGAGAAGAGATGA
- a CDS encoding DUF1294 domain-containing protein, with amino-acid sequence MPQTDPILLHLLLYAVLNIFSFFTFADDKLKARNNSWRTSEKRLLIYAFVGPIGALAGMRFFRHKTQKITFKAVYLFLLLHIILIGYYLMPMLS; translated from the coding sequence ATGCCACAGACTGATCCTATCCTGCTCCACCTGCTTCTCTACGCGGTGCTGAATATCTTCTCGTTCTTCACATTCGCAGATGACAAGCTGAAGGCAAGGAACAATTCATGGAGGACGAGTGAGAAACGGCTGCTCATCTATGCCTTTGTCGGCCCGATTGGTGCGCTTGCAGGGATGAGATTTTTCCGCCATAAGACGCAGAAGATCACATTCAAAGCAGTATATCTCTTCCTCCTGCTCCATATCATCCTGATTGGGTATTATCTGATGCCCATGCTATCCTGA
- a CDS encoding complex I subunit 5 family protein has protein sequence MTFATQQALILLLVLAVPFIGAFACYGLGRYSSRLRDFSVSVTSVLTFAIIGFGIPYAIPNLTIRIPIESEHLFYTPVLALTPLSYTVLLISIFVWMCAGLFALGYMPEEQRTNRFYSFWLFTLFATLGVLIAGDFISLYTSFELLTLSTFILINHAKTQESLAAARKYLFLGLFGGFFILAGIGLLYTVTGSIAVAPVYGLSQEMAALISVCMIIGFGVKAGIYPLHVWLPDAHTAAPTPASSILSGVMIKVGAYGIIITSFFILAPTGFFEPLSLFNSKAGILLIWIALITMIFAVFLALMQTNSKRMLAYHSISQMGFIILGIGCGLYLGEAGATGYAGGLYHLVNHALFKALLFLSVGAVFLRTGELNMYRIGGLFRSMPFVGIAMAVGVFAISGVPGFNGFVSKAFIHHALVDAQALGGLLLLPAEAIFIIACGGTVASTGKLLLFTFFGEKKAHVSYTGRTPLLVTAGLVGLMIPIILLGLFPGLGMSLILPAAAVFPFSIPGIEYLAGYLGAGGSAVYTSYTLGMAGLEILVGLGIFVAYVIFGWFHWEKQIPSAISPDAWYKRSTGAILRFSHLVGVDLLTRIQQATGSADQYLQKKHSSVSLRHKSKIDYLSTIEGGILLITLVLGMYLVLFTLIPLL, from the coding sequence ATGACATTCGCAACCCAACAGGCACTTATTCTCCTTCTGGTACTCGCAGTTCCCTTTATTGGTGCCTTCGCCTGCTATGGTCTGGGGAGGTATTCGAGCAGGCTTCGGGATTTTTCTGTTAGTGTGACCAGTGTTCTGACGTTTGCTATCATTGGCTTTGGCATTCCCTATGCGATACCAAATCTCACCATTCGCATTCCAATAGAGAGTGAGCACCTCTTCTATACACCGGTTCTTGCACTCACTCCATTATCCTATACGGTTCTGCTCATCTCTATCTTTGTCTGGATGTGTGCTGGTCTCTTTGCACTTGGGTATATGCCTGAAGAACAGCGGACAAACAGGTTCTATTCCTTCTGGCTTTTTACCCTGTTTGCAACGCTTGGCGTTCTCATTGCAGGGGATTTCATCTCTCTCTATACCAGTTTTGAACTCCTGACACTCTCGACATTCATCCTCATCAACCATGCAAAGACCCAGGAATCCCTGGCTGCCGCACGGAAATATCTCTTCCTCGGACTGTTTGGCGGCTTTTTCATCCTGGCAGGCATAGGTCTTTTGTATACTGTCACCGGCTCAATTGCCGTTGCACCTGTCTATGGACTTTCACAGGAGATGGCAGCGCTCATATCGGTATGCATGATCATCGGGTTTGGTGTGAAGGCTGGTATCTATCCTCTCCATGTCTGGCTGCCTGATGCCCACACGGCTGCACCGACACCCGCTTCTTCTATTCTGTCAGGAGTGATGATTAAGGTCGGTGCATATGGTATCATCATCACCTCGTTTTTTATTCTGGCGCCGACCGGCTTCTTCGAACCCCTCTCCCTCTTCAACTCGAAAGCTGGCATCCTTCTGATCTGGATTGCCCTCATCACCATGATCTTTGCGGTCTTTCTCGCACTGATGCAGACAAATTCAAAACGGATGCTTGCCTACCACAGTATCAGCCAGATGGGTTTTATTATCCTTGGAATCGGCTGCGGGCTCTATCTTGGCGAGGCAGGCGCTACCGGGTATGCGGGAGGACTGTATCACCTGGTGAACCATGCACTCTTCAAAGCCCTCCTCTTCCTGTCAGTCGGTGCAGTATTTCTCAGGACCGGGGAGCTGAATATGTACCGTATTGGCGGGCTCTTCAGGAGCATGCCTTTTGTAGGTATTGCAATGGCTGTTGGTGTCTTTGCCATCTCAGGCGTTCCGGGATTCAACGGGTTTGTCAGCAAGGCGTTTATCCACCATGCCCTGGTGGATGCCCAGGCTCTCGGGGGATTACTTCTCCTTCCTGCAGAGGCTATCTTCATCATCGCCTGTGGAGGGACTGTTGCATCAACTGGAAAGCTGCTTCTTTTCACGTTTTTTGGTGAAAAGAAGGCACATGTTAGTTATACTGGCAGAACACCCCTCCTCGTGACTGCAGGACTTGTGGGGCTGATGATCCCAATCATCCTCCTTGGCCTCTTTCCAGGCCTTGGAATGAGCCTGATTCTTCCTGCTGCTGCCGTCTTTCCGTTTTCCATTCCGGGCATCGAATACCTCGCCGGATACCTTGGAGCCGGGGGATCTGCGGTTTATACGTCATATACCCTCGGTATGGCCGGCCTTGAGATCCTGGTCGGCCTTGGTATCTTTGTTGCCTATGTCATCTTTGGATGGTTCCACTGGGAGAAGCAGATTCCGTCTGCCATCTCTCCTGATGCATGGTACAAACGATCAACAGGAGCAATTCTTCGCTTCTCCCACCTGGTAGGAGTTGATCTCCTCACAAGGATTCAGCAGGCGACGGGATCAGCTGATCAGTACCTCCAGAAGAAACATTCCTCAGTATCGCTTCGTCACAAGAGCAAAATCGACTATCTCTCGACCATTGAGGGAGGCATCCTCCTGATCACACTCGTCCTTGGCATGTACCTGGTGCTCTTTACACTGATTCCCCTGCTCTGA